The genomic stretch TTTCTACTTCAACCCAGTTACGAGCACCAGCAGAAGTGTGGGTTAAAGTGCGCATTTTATCAGGCCAGATAGCATGAACTTTGTGTAAGCCCGTGGCGTCAGCCGTACGAATAACGGCAGAGACGTTGTTAGGTTTGTGAACCTCTTCTAGGCACAAAGTAAGGTCGGTTTGGCGTGCTTTCAGCACCTGATGGATACGGTGGTAACGTTCTAAATTCATAGTAAATAAATAGGGTATAAAAAAATCGCCACCCAGTGTGAGTGGGTGGCGATGAGTTTAGTTCTTTCTTCGTCTGACTCGGGTCGCCTGCGGCATCGCTTTGATTTTTCGCATGATACCTGCAAGGTGGACACGATCTTTAGTCGTCAGCAGAACGGTGACAGTATACAGTCGGCCATCACGTTCTTCGGTCGACAGGCCATGGATATTGGAGCCTGTTTTCGAAATCACGTTGGTCAATTCTGCCAGAGCACCTTGGTGGTTGAGCATGTCGACTTTCAGTTCTGCGATAAACTCTTTGTCGTAATCGTCAGACCACGCAACGGCCATGTATTTGTCCGGCTCTTTTTGGTAACCGCGCACATTTGGACACGTTTCACGGTGAACAACCAAGCCACGGCCAGGAGACACATGCGCAATGATGTGGTCATCTGGAATTGGGTGACAGCAGTTAGCAAACGTCAGCAGCAAACCTTCCGCGCCGCGAATTGGAAGTTTCTTCTTCGAGTCGGTTGGAATGGAACTGGTTGTCGTTAGTTCTTCAGTATCGCCCAGCAAACGACGAGCAATCACAATACTCATGAGTTCGCCTAAGCCAATTGCTGCGAGTAAATCGTCTGTGCTTTCTAAGCGCAGATCGGTCAGTACTTCTTGAATGTTCTCTGGGTAGATGGAGTCAATCGAGTGACGACCCAAAGCGTGATTCAATAGGCGGCGGCCGAGCGTGATGGATTCTTCACGGCGCATGGTTTTCAGTACTTGACGAATCTTAGTGCGAGCGCGAGAAGTCACGACATAGTTCAACCAAGCGGCATTTGGACGCGCACCTGGCGCACTGATGATTTCTACTGTCTGGCCGTTCTTCAGCGCCTTACTTAGTGGGTAAGGGTTACGGTCAACACGAGCACCAACACAGGAATTACCTACATCGGTATGTACCGCGTAAGCAAAATCTACGGCTGTCGCGCCAAGTGGCAGTTCAACAATACGACCTTTTGGTGTGAAGACGTAAATCTCATCTGGAAATAGATCCGATTTTACGTTTTCAATGAATTCGAATGAGTTACCGGCACTTTGTTGTAGCTCAAGCAAGCTTTGCATCCAACGCTGTGCTTTCACTTGTGCGGTCGTGCCCGACTTATCGCCCTTGTCTTTATAAGACCAGTGAGCTGCGACACCTTTGTCCGCCATTTGATCCATATCTTCAGTACGGATCTGAACTTCAACAGGCACACCGTGTGGGCCAACCATGGAAGTGTGAAGCGATTGATAGCCGTTCGCTTTTGGTACCGCGATATAGTCTTTCATGCGACCTGGGCGCGGCTTATACAAGCTGTGTACTTGGCCTAGAACGCGATAACAAGTATCGGCAGTATCAACAACCACTCGGAAAGCGTAGATATCCATGATGGTGTGAAAACGCTGTTCTTTGGTTTTCATCTTGTTGTAGATGGAGAACAGGTTCTTTTCACGACCTACGACGCGTGCATTCAAACCAACATCTTGCAGTCGGCCTTCGATTTCACTGTGAATACGCTGAATCATCTCTTTGCGATTACCGCGAGCCGCTCTCACGACTTCTTTGAGTACGCGATAACGGTTTGGGTACAGCGCTTCGAAACCCAGCTCTTCCAACTCAGTTTTGATATTGTGAATACCAAGACGATGAGCTAATGGGGCATAGATTTCTAGTGTTTCACGAGCGATGCGACGTTTTTTGTCTGGTCGAAGTGCACCTAACGTGCGCATGTTGTGCGTACGGTCAGCCAGTTTGATCAGGATAACGCGGATATCTTGCACCATCGCCAGAACCATCTTGCGAAAGTTCTCAGCTTGAGCCTCTTTCCTGTCACGGAATTTGAGTTTGTCCAGTTTAGATACACCATCAACCAACTCAGCGACGGTGTTGCCGAATTTCTCTTCGAGATCTTCTTTTGTAACGTCACAGTCTTCAATGACGTCATGCAGCAAAGCAGCTTGGAGGGTTTCAATATCGAGGCGCATTTCGGCCAAGATACGAGCCACAGCGACAGGGTGGATGATGTATGGTTCACCGCTAGAGCGGGTTTGCCCTTCATGGGCATCTCTCGCTACCACATAAGATTGACGCAGAGCCTCAATTTGAGGCTCTGTTAGGTATTCTTGGGCAACGTCTTTGAGGCTATCGAATAGATACAAATTATAGGCCCGGGAGGTTGTTGAATTCTAAAGACAGAATTAACGGTTGTGAGCGATGCTGCTTACTGCCGCTAGCTCTGCCGCTTCTTGCTCTTGCTGTTCTTGACGTTCACGAGCGTCTAGAACTTCTTTAGTAATTAAACCTTCTTCGATTTCGCGTAGAGCGATAACCGTTGGCTTATCGTTCTCTTCTGGCACTAGTGCATCTTTACCGCCAGTTTGCATTTGACGAGCGCGGCGAGCCGCAATCAGTACTAGGTCGAAACGGTTGCCAACTTTTTCAACAGCGTCTTGAACAGTTACGCGTGCCATGAGGACTCCAAATAGTTAACTAAATTTTAGAATGACGAGAAAGTATACAACCTAACTACTTTATTTACTAGCAATTAGACAAGCCACAATGTGTGGGCTTTCTCTCTTGTTTATTATGGCTACTTTGCACAATACAAAGTAGCGGAAATTCTGGTTAAACAGACTGACTCTTTGGTGAGAGCTATTCTGCTAATAACGCGTCAAGCATACCTTTATATTTAGCAGCTTGTTTTTCTTCCTTCAATCTTTCTGCACGAAGGATAGCTTTAAAGTCCATTAATGCTGTGTCGAAATCATCATTCACGATGACGTAGTCATATTCGCTGTAATGTGAGATTTCCGATTTTGCTTCAGCCATGCGCTTGGCGATGACTTCTGCGCTGTCTTGACCACGAGTATTTAAACGACGTTCAAGCTCACCGTTTGAAGGTGGAAGAATGAAGATGCTTTTCGCTTCTGGCATTTGCTCACGAATTTGGCGAGCACCTTGCCAGTCGATATCTAGGAATACATCGATGCCTTTCTCTAGCGTTTCTTCAATCCATACGCGAGACGTACCGTAATAGTTGCCAAACACTTCGGCGTATTCTAGGAAGTCGCCTTTAGCAATCAGAGTTTCAAACTCTTCTTTTGCGACGAAGTGGTAGTGGACACCGTCTTCTTCACCAGGACGCATGTTGCGAGTAGTGTGAGACACAGACACTTTCATTGCGTATGTTGGATTACGTTCCAACATTGCTGAGATCAAGCTAGATTTACCTGCGCCGCTAGGTGCAGATACGATATAGAGAGTACCTTTGCCCATTGTACTGTTCCACTTTTGATTGGATTGATTGAGTGCCGAAGGAAAGTTTCGACAGTCTTATAACGATAGCACTGGCGGCAAGGAATCAGCCATTATGGAAATGGTGATTGGTGATAATCCCGCCAGAAAAATGGAGGCGAAGAGTATCATGATCTCTATGTGGTTACCAGTTGATCTTTTGGTTTGCATACCCTTCAATGACAACGGATTGAGAACTGAAAAACGACGAAAAAAGGGGAAGCTTTCACTTCCCCAGGCGTGCGACTGACTCACACTTAATTTTCGCGCCATGATAAATGCATGACTTACCCTTGTGACTCTAGGAAATTAATCCAAGGGCTCGCCATTGCTCTCATATCCGGAGATTGAGCCGCACTTTTCATTGCTTTTAGAGCATTACTCGGTTGGTTTAACTCAAAATATGCCATGCCACGAATGTAAGAGAGCTCTCCTTTTTGTTCGTGCTTAGCATCTGGGGCGGCGTTTTGCGTAAACTTCGTCGCCTCCGTATATTGCTTGTCTAAAATCATTAGACGAGCAATTTTTATTTGAGTTTTTGCTTGTGGAGCAAGATTGTAAGCTTGCTGATAGACGTCGATAGCCTGTTCAAGTTCTTGTGCTTGCTGCCAAAACGAACCAAGTGTTTCCAAATTTTTTGCGTTGCGTTCTACATGACCATTATCAAAGGCTGCTTGAAGTGTTTTCGCTGCGCGGAAAGGCACCCCTTGATAAGCTTGGAAGTTTACTAAACGCAGGTATTCTTTCTCACCTTCTAATAGACCCAATTTATGAGCCATTTCTAGTGTTGAAAGGGCATTGCGCTCTTGATTTAACTCCATGTAAATACCAGACAATTGAGTCCAGTAACGCTTATTTTTTGGATATTTAGTGGTTAATGTTTTCAATACACCCGCAACGCTCTTGAACTGCTTAAGTTCATAATGCGCAGACATCAGTAGCTGATACCAAGATTCACTAGGTTCTTTACTCATAGCGATTGCTTGCTTAGCTGGTGGAATCGCGTTTTTGTAATCTTCTAGCTGAACATAAGCACTCGCTAGAGTGATGTATGCATGCGCTTGTGGCTTTTCTTCGGTGGTTTCTGCAATTTTGAACCACTCATTCATGGTTGCTACTGACTTTTTAAATTGCCCTTCGGCTAAGTAAAGCTGCGCCAAGCTATAACGAACTTGCTGGGCTACAGGCACTGGAAGTGCGTTTAAACTTAACGCATCAGCAAAATACTTTGCTGCTTTCGGGTAGTCATCTTGCAGAGAGTACAAAAAGCCCATCTGTTGCAGTAAGACTGCACGGTCATATTGTTTTTTGCTTGTACTACTTAATGCTGAGTTCAATTTAGAAAGGGCATCAGCGTACTTTTCTGTAGCAATGAGTTCCTGAACTTTGTTTACCGTTCGAAACGTTTTGTCTGACAACTCCGGAGTGTTGGCAAAACCAGGCGCGCCATACGCGCCTGACAATAACACTAGAGAAGCCAACAGTTTGGTATATGCTTTCATACGTATGACTCCTTAGTTTGTAGAGAACTCAATTTCTTGAGAAAGGCGAGAGCTAACCGCTTTACCATCAACCATCTTGGGTTTGAAGGTCCACTTAGATACGGTTTTCTTCGCGGCTTGTCCCAAGCCCAACTTACGTGGTGTCTCTTTTAAAACTTTGACGTCCTCGACGCTACCACGTTCGTTAACAGTAAACTCTACAAGTACGATACCTTTCTCAAGTCCAGAACGGGCGGCCTTACGAGGCATCTGAGGTTGGAATGTTGCTAAAGGCACAGGACCTCCGCTACCTGCCAGTCTCGCTCCGCCACCTTGGCTGTAATGACCGAGCACTGAGCCACCAGTGACGTTTACTGGTAGATCGAGTTTTGGCATATCCATTGGAACTTGGTCCATCACCGGTTTTACTGTCGACGTCACCTTCATTTCTGGTGGTGGCGGCGGACGCTTAGGTGGTGGCGGTTTCGGGAGTTCGCGTTTTTTCTCCTGTACTTTTTCGTCCGGTTTAATGCGAATGAAATCGACCATACGCTGATCATCATTCGACACTAGTTCGTGGCGCTCTTTGTTTACCAGCTTGTCCATCCCCCAGAACAATCCGAGGGAGACAATGAGCGCCAGTGCAATTGAGGCCAGATACCGCATAAGCTTAATCCTTATTCGTTGCGGCAATGGAGATGCTTTCGACACCTGCCATCTTAATCTGGTCCATAACCTTCACGACTACCCCTGCATTGGCCTCGGTATCCGCTTGGATAACAACAGCGCCATCAGGGCTTTCTGCGCGAAGACGTTCGATGTTGGCGCGAACAGCGTCGACTTCAATGCGTCGTTTATCAACCCATACGTCTCCAGCGGCACCGATGGCAACCATAATGTTCCCTTTCTTCACGGTTTGTGCTGAGCTTGCTGTTGGGCGGTTTACTTCCAAACCTGCTTCTTTAACGAACGATGTTGTTACGATAAAGAAGATCAACATGATGAATACGATGTCGAGCATCGGTGTCATATCGATAGCTGTTTCGTCACTGCTATCACTGCTATAGCGTCTTTTCATGACCTATACCTCTAATTCCATTTACTCAGGCAATATGCTTTAGCTTATCTTCCAGCTTTTGCGTTGTGACTTTGGCTAAATGATCAAGACGTGAACTAAAGAACAGTCCTGACAGAGAAGCCACCATCCCGGCTAAAGTTGGGATTGTTGCCTTTGAGATCCCCGAGGCCATTGCTCGAGGGCTTCCTGTTCCGGTTACCGCTAAGATGTCGAATACTTGGATCATGCCGACTACGGTGCCGAGCAGGCCAAGTAGGGGACAAAGTGCAATCAGTACTTTGACGATTGGTAGCCCCTTTTTATTCTCAATATCCTGACGAGATACAATTTCTTGTCGG from Vibrio parahaemolyticus encodes the following:
- the rpoZ gene encoding DNA-directed RNA polymerase subunit omega yields the protein MARVTVQDAVEKVGNRFDLVLIAARRARQMQTGGKDALVPEENDKPTVIALREIEEGLITKEVLDARERQEQQEQEAAELAAVSSIAHNR
- a CDS encoding ExbD/TolR family protein, translating into MKRRYSSDSSDETAIDMTPMLDIVFIMLIFFIVTTSFVKEAGLEVNRPTASSAQTVKKGNIMVAIGAAGDVWVDKRRIEVDAVRANIERLRAESPDGAVVIQADTEANAGVVVKVMDQIKMAGVESISIAATNKD
- the gmk gene encoding guanylate kinase, with the translated sequence MGKGTLYIVSAPSGAGKSSLISAMLERNPTYAMKVSVSHTTRNMRPGEEDGVHYHFVAKEEFETLIAKGDFLEYAEVFGNYYGTSRVWIEETLEKGIDVFLDIDWQGARQIREQMPEAKSIFILPPSNGELERRLNTRGQDSAEVIAKRMAEAKSEISHYSEYDYVIVNDDFDTALMDFKAILRAERLKEEKQAAKYKGMLDALLAE
- the spoT gene encoding bifunctional GTP diphosphokinase/guanosine-3',5'-bis pyrophosphate 3'-pyrophosphohydrolase, producing the protein MYLFDSLKDVAQEYLTEPQIEALRQSYVVARDAHEGQTRSSGEPYIIHPVAVARILAEMRLDIETLQAALLHDVIEDCDVTKEDLEEKFGNTVAELVDGVSKLDKLKFRDRKEAQAENFRKMVLAMVQDIRVILIKLADRTHNMRTLGALRPDKKRRIARETLEIYAPLAHRLGIHNIKTELEELGFEALYPNRYRVLKEVVRAARGNRKEMIQRIHSEIEGRLQDVGLNARVVGREKNLFSIYNKMKTKEQRFHTIMDIYAFRVVVDTADTCYRVLGQVHSLYKPRPGRMKDYIAVPKANGYQSLHTSMVGPHGVPVEVQIRTEDMDQMADKGVAAHWSYKDKGDKSGTTAQVKAQRWMQSLLELQQSAGNSFEFIENVKSDLFPDEIYVFTPKGRIVELPLGATAVDFAYAVHTDVGNSCVGARVDRNPYPLSKALKNGQTVEIISAPGARPNAAWLNYVVTSRARTKIRQVLKTMRREESITLGRRLLNHALGRHSIDSIYPENIQEVLTDLRLESTDDLLAAIGLGELMSIVIARRLLGDTEELTTTSSIPTDSKKKLPIRGAEGLLLTFANCCHPIPDDHIIAHVSPGRGLVVHRETCPNVRGYQKEPDKYMAVAWSDDYDKEFIAELKVDMLNHQGALAELTNVISKTGSNIHGLSTEERDGRLYTVTVLLTTKDRVHLAGIMRKIKAMPQATRVRRRKN
- a CDS encoding energy transducer TonB, which produces MRYLASIALALIVSLGLFWGMDKLVNKERHELVSNDDQRMVDFIRIKPDEKVQEKKRELPKPPPPKRPPPPPEMKVTSTVKPVMDQVPMDMPKLDLPVNVTGGSVLGHYSQGGGARLAGSGGPVPLATFQPQMPRKAARSGLEKGIVLVEFTVNERGSVEDVKVLKETPRKLGLGQAAKKTVSKWTFKPKMVDGKAVSSRLSQEIEFSTN
- a CDS encoding MotA/TolQ/ExbB proton channel family protein, whose protein sequence is MWWLVGELESIRRFLGMGGDVLVAIFILSFMLWAVLLERWFYFAAVAPRAAKKAVTLWSERSEHQSWNAKMIRQEIVSRQDIENKKGLPIVKVLIALCPLLGLLGTVVGMIQVFDILAVTGTGSPRAMASGISKATIPTLAGMVASLSGLFFSSRLDHLAKVTTQKLEDKLKHIA
- a CDS encoding tetratricopeptide repeat protein, whose translation is MKAYTKLLASLVLLSGAYGAPGFANTPELSDKTFRTVNKVQELIATEKYADALSKLNSALSSTSKKQYDRAVLLQQMGFLYSLQDDYPKAAKYFADALSLNALPVPVAQQVRYSLAQLYLAEGQFKKSVATMNEWFKIAETTEEKPQAHAYITLASAYVQLEDYKNAIPPAKQAIAMSKEPSESWYQLLMSAHYELKQFKSVAGVLKTLTTKYPKNKRYWTQLSGIYMELNQERNALSTLEMAHKLGLLEGEKEYLRLVNFQAYQGVPFRAAKTLQAAFDNGHVERNAKNLETLGSFWQQAQELEQAIDVYQQAYNLAPQAKTQIKIARLMILDKQYTEATKFTQNAAPDAKHEQKGELSYIRGMAYFELNQPSNALKAMKSAAQSPDMRAMASPWINFLESQG